One window of Nymphaea colorata isolate Beijing-Zhang1983 chromosome 1, ASM883128v2, whole genome shotgun sequence genomic DNA carries:
- the LOC116249463 gene encoding U-box domain-containing protein 8: METQLPEDFCCPISHEIMSDPVILCSGYTFDRSSIQRWLDTGHRTCPITQTPLPPRPSLIPNYALRSLISHFAQAHHISLSPTLPATISASATTAAGTLQSYPSSQRQKVKQLVSTLASPESPTSSKLDALSLLRRPSKYDVNFRQILTDSGGASAILLCASDPQLQDSALSVLFNLSLDDDNKVGLVAEGALGPVVAALSSGFPAARALSATIITSLAIVEVNKGTIGRYPGAVESLVELLRDGNLKGKREAATALSTLCSFPDNKRRAVDAGAVPILLALAAAEESMERPVEVLSLLSRCAEGREAIRNCRGGVQVLSRILKDGRPQSRREHALAALSSICSHSESFAAAAKREGVYESCLEFIGDENGKVKRNASILIQALERCRDGS, from the coding sequence ATGGAGACCCAACTTCCGGAGGATTTTTGTTGCCCAATATCACATGAGATCATGTCCGACCCCGTCATCCTCTGCTCCGGCTACACCTTCGACCGCTCCTCCATCCAGCGGTGGCTCGACACAGGCCACCGGACCTGCCCCATCACCCAGACACCTCTCCCTCCACGACCCTCTCTCATCCCCAACTACGCTCTTCGCTCCCTCATCTCTCACTTCGCCCAGGCCCATCACATATCCCTCTCGCCCACACTCCCCGCCACCATCTCCGCCTCTGCCACCACGGCGGCCGGTACCCTCCAATCTTACCCGTCCTCTCAGAGGCAAAAGGTCAAACAGTTAGTTTCTACCCTCGCCTCGCCGGAGTCCCCCACCTCTTCTAAGCTCGACGCCCTCTCCCTCCTCCGCCGGCCCTCCAAATACGACGTCAACTTCCGGCAGATTCTTACGGACTCCGGCGGCGCCTCCGCCATTCTACTATGTGCCTCCGACCCCCAGCTCCAGGATTCTGCCCTCTCCGTCCTCTTCAACCTCTCCCTCGATGACGACAACAAGGTGGGACTCGTGGCCGAAGGCGCCCTCGGCCCCGTCGTGGCTGCTCTCTCCTCGGGCTTCCCGGCCGCCCGTGCGCTCTCGGCCACCATCATCACCAGCCTCGCCATCGTGGAGGTCAACAAGGGGACCATTGGCCGGTACCCAGGGGCCGTCGAGTCGCTAGTGGAGCTGCTGAGGGACGGGAATTTGAAAGGAAAGAGGGAGGCAGCCACAGCGCTGTCGACTCTGTGCTCGTTCCCTGATAACAAGCGGAGAGCGGTGGATGCCGGTGCCGTGCCCATTCTGCTGGCCCTGGCCGCGGCCGAGGAGTCGATGGAGCGCCCGGTGGAGGTGCTCAGCCTGCTTTCGAGGTGTGCCGAGGGACGGGAGGCAATCCGGAATTGCAGAGGTGGCGTTCAGGTGCTATCCAGGATCCTGAAGGACGGGCGGCCGCAGAGCCGGCGGGAACACGCTTTAGCTGCACTAAGTTCCATATGCTCGCACAGTGAGAGCTTCGCCGCGGCAGCAAAAAGGGAGGGAGTCTATGAATCCTGCTTGGAGTTCATTGGGGATGAGAACGGGAAGGTGAAGAGGAACGCCTCTATCCTAATTCAAGCATTGGAAAGGTGCAGGGATGGCTCGTGA